The DNA window GTCAGCCGTCAGCTGGCCCACATCGAGCAGCTGGGCCTGGCCGTCCGCCGACCCAACCCCACCGACGGGCGCTCCTGCCTGGTCAGCCCGACCGACGCCGGACGCGAGGTCGTCGCGGAGGTCAGCCGGACCCATGTCCGGCAGCTGGCCGACGCCACGGCGACCTGGGACCGGGCCGACCTGGACGCGCTGGCCGCTCTGCTCGGCCGGCTGCGCCAGGAGCTGGCGCACGCCCCGCTCCGCCCGACGGCGGCCCTGCGCGGGGAGGTCGAGGGCGCAGACGCGCTCCCGCAGACCGCGCCCCGCTGACCGCACCGCCCGCCCCGGCCCACCCCGGCCGCACCGCCCCGACCGACCATCACCGCACACCCGCCGACCCCGGCGGGACGAAGGGAATCCCAACGTGGCCCAGCAACCCGCCACAGCACCGTCGGAGACGGAGGCCCCCGACTCGGCGGCGCCCATGACACACCGGCAGATCATGGAGGCCCTCTCCGGTCTCCTGCTCGGCCTGTTCGTGGCGATCCTGTCGAGCACCGTGGTCTCCAACGCGCTGCCGCGCATCGTGACCGACCTGCACGGCAGCCAGTCCGCCTACACCTGGGTGGTCACCGCCACCCTGCTGGCCACCACCGTCTCCACCCCCATCTGGGGCAAGCTCGCCGACCTGACCAGCAAGAAGCTGCTGATCCAGCTCTCCCTGGCGGTCTTCATCGCGGGCTCCGCGCTGGCCGGACTCTCCCACAACACCGGCATGCTGATCAGCTGCCGGGTGGTGCAGGGCCTGGGCGCCGGTGGACTGACCGCGCTGGCCCAGGTCATCCTGGCGACGATGATCCCGCCCCGCGAGCGCGGCAAGTACAACGGCTACCTC is part of the Peterkaempfera bronchialis genome and encodes:
- a CDS encoding MarR family winged helix-turn-helix transcriptional regulator, with the translated sequence MTRKRVLAELSEELKAITLLRRQLDRPVSPGTKAGVAMLGVLNRHGEMRVVELAEHLCLDMSVVSRQLAHIEQLGLAVRRPNPTDGRSCLVSPTDAGREVVAEVSRTHVRQLADATATWDRADLDALAALLGRLRQELAHAPLRPTAALRGEVEGADALPQTAPR